In Zunongwangia profunda SM-A87, the following proteins share a genomic window:
- the uvrB gene encoding excinuclease ABC subunit UvrB has product MKFKIESDYKPTGDQPNAIKQLVGGIEKNDQFQTLLGVTGSGKTFTVANVIEEVQKPTLVLAHNKTLAAQLYSEFKQFFPNNAVEYFVSYYDYYQPEAFIPSSGTYIEKDLSINDEIEKLRLSTTSSLLSGRRDVIVVASVSCLYGIGNPVEFRKNVVSIERDMEISRTKFLHSLVQSLYSRTEAEFVHGNFRIKGDTVDVFPSYADNAFRIHFFGDEIEDIEAFDPATNDVIEKYERLNIYPANMFVTSPDVLQNAIRNIQDDLVKQVDYFRDIGKHLEAKRLDERTNFDLEMIRELGYCSGIENYSRYLDGRQPGTRPFCLLDYFPDDFLMVVDESHVTIPQVHAMYGGDRSRKETLVDYGFRLPAAMDNRPLKFEEFEILQNQVIYVSATPADYELQKSEGVYVEQVIRPTGLLDPVIEVRPSQNQIDDLIEEIQIRVEKDERTLVTTLTKRMAEELAKYLTRIDIRCRYIHSDVDTLERVEIMQDLRRGLFDVLIGVNLLREGLDLPEVSLVAIIDADKEGFLRSNRSLTQTIGRAARNVEGKAILYADKITDSMQKTMDETEYRRTKQMNYNKAHNITPKPLVKKLESSTLVKKKLEIFEGDNKPPMQAAEEEGAYLTKPQIDKKIREKRKQMETAAKELDFMEAARLRDEIKILQDKLKDLA; this is encoded by the coding sequence ATGAAATTTAAGATTGAATCTGACTATAAACCTACCGGAGACCAACCTAACGCGATAAAACAACTGGTTGGCGGAATCGAAAAAAACGACCAGTTCCAAACCCTTTTGGGGGTGACCGGTTCCGGAAAAACTTTTACCGTTGCAAATGTTATTGAAGAAGTACAAAAACCAACGTTGGTTTTGGCACATAACAAAACACTTGCCGCACAGTTATATTCAGAATTCAAACAATTTTTCCCGAATAATGCGGTGGAATATTTTGTTAGCTATTACGATTATTATCAGCCGGAAGCTTTTATTCCCTCTTCCGGAACCTATATTGAAAAAGATCTTTCCATAAATGATGAAATCGAAAAACTACGCTTAAGCACGACCTCTTCCCTTTTAAGCGGAAGAAGAGATGTAATCGTGGTCGCCTCGGTTTCCTGCCTGTATGGTATTGGTAACCCGGTAGAGTTTCGTAAAAATGTGGTTTCCATTGAACGGGATATGGAAATCTCCAGAACAAAATTTCTGCACAGCCTGGTGCAAAGCTTATATTCCAGAACGGAAGCTGAGTTTGTTCACGGAAATTTCAGAATAAAAGGGGATACCGTTGATGTTTTCCCTAGTTACGCAGATAATGCGTTCAGAATTCATTTTTTTGGTGATGAGATTGAAGATATCGAAGCTTTTGATCCTGCTACCAATGATGTTATCGAAAAATATGAGCGCTTGAATATATATCCTGCCAATATGTTCGTGACATCGCCTGATGTTCTTCAGAATGCGATTAGAAACATTCAGGACGACCTGGTGAAACAAGTCGACTATTTTAGGGATATCGGAAAACATCTTGAAGCAAAAAGACTGGACGAAAGAACTAATTTTGATTTAGAGATGATTCGCGAACTGGGTTATTGTTCTGGTATCGAAAATTACTCGAGATATCTTGATGGTCGCCAACCCGGCACACGTCCTTTCTGTCTTTTAGATTACTTCCCGGATGATTTCTTAATGGTTGTAGACGAATCTCACGTTACCATTCCCCAAGTTCATGCTATGTATGGAGGTGACCGTTCCCGTAAAGAAACTTTAGTAGATTATGGTTTTAGGCTTCCCGCTGCAATGGATAATCGTCCGCTGAAATTTGAGGAATTCGAAATACTTCAAAATCAGGTGATTTATGTAAGTGCTACTCCGGCTGATTACGAACTTCAGAAAAGTGAAGGGGTTTATGTAGAACAGGTAATTCGACCAACCGGACTTTTGGATCCGGTGATTGAAGTTCGCCCAAGTCAAAACCAGATCGACGATTTGATCGAAGAAATTCAAATACGGGTTGAAAAGGATGAACGTACGTTAGTGACTACCTTAACCAAAAGAATGGCGGAAGAACTGGCGAAATACCTGACCAGGATCGATATTCGTTGTAGGTATATTCACAGTGATGTAGACACTCTGGAACGTGTAGAAATTATGCAGGATTTACGTCGTGGACTTTTTGATGTGCTTATTGGGGTTAACCTGTTACGAGAAGGGCTGGATCTCCCCGAAGTTTCTCTGGTAGCAATAATTGATGCCGACAAAGAAGGCTTTCTAAGAAGTAATCGTTCTTTAACCCAGACCATAGGACGTGCTGCAAGAAATGTAGAAGGGAAAGCAATTTTGTATGCTGACAAAATTACGGACAGTATGCAAAAAACCATGGATGAAACCGAATATCGACGTACCAAGCAAATGAATTATAATAAAGCTCATAATATTACGCCAAAGCCTTTGGTTAAAAAATTAGAGTCTTCTACGCTTGTTAAGAAAAAGCTTGAAATATTTGAAGGTGACAACAAGCCTCCAATGCAAGCTGCCGAGGAAGAAGGAGCTTATCTAACAAAACCTCAGATCGACAAAAAAATCCGGGAAAAGCGTAAACAAATGGAAACTGCCGCTAAAGAACTTGACTTTATGGAAGCTGCCCGATTACGTGATGAAATTAAGATATTACAGGATAAATTAAAGGATTTAGCATAA
- a CDS encoding ABC transporter ATP-binding protein — METILSINQLTKVYGPLKAVDNLSFTIEKGNVYGILGPNGSGKSTTLGMVLNVVNKTSGDFKWFNGSESTHEALKKVGAIIEHPNFYPYMTASQNLKLVCKIKGVPEHKVEEKLEIVGLLDRKDSKFKTFSLGMKQRLAIASALLNDPEILILDEPTNGLDPQGIHQIREIIRKIASNGTTILLASHLLDEVEKVCSHVVIIRKGVKLYSGPVDGINASHGFFELEAENTELLEQLLKQHPYIGKVSLKGNLVTAIIEEPMSASEINRYLFEKGLSLSYLIKRKESLEEQFLQLTNQTSA, encoded by the coding sequence TTGGAAACAATCCTTAGCATTAATCAATTAACAAAAGTTTACGGTCCCTTAAAGGCCGTAGATAATTTATCCTTTACGATCGAGAAAGGAAACGTGTACGGAATTTTAGGACCTAACGGAAGTGGTAAATCAACCACCTTAGGTATGGTTCTTAATGTGGTAAACAAAACCTCTGGAGACTTTAAATGGTTTAACGGCTCCGAATCTACACACGAGGCTTTAAAAAAAGTAGGAGCCATCATCGAGCACCCAAATTTTTATCCTTATATGACGGCGTCACAAAACCTTAAATTGGTTTGTAAAATTAAAGGTGTACCAGAACATAAAGTTGAAGAAAAATTAGAAATCGTTGGATTGCTGGATCGTAAAGACAGTAAATTTAAAACCTTTTCTCTAGGGATGAAACAGCGTTTAGCCATAGCCTCTGCCCTACTTAATGATCCTGAAATTTTGATTTTAGATGAACCTACTAATGGATTGGATCCACAGGGAATTCATCAGATTCGTGAGATTATTCGTAAAATTGCTTCTAATGGCACAACTATCTTATTGGCATCGCATCTCTTAGATGAAGTAGAAAAAGTGTGCAGCCATGTGGTGATCATCAGAAAAGGAGTAAAACTATATAGCGGACCGGTTGACGGTATTAATGCCAGCCATGGTTTCTTTGAATTGGAAGCTGAAAATACCGAATTACTTGAGCAGTTATTAAAGCAGCATCCTTACATCGGAAAAGTAAGTCTTAAAGGAAATTTGGTTACTGCGATTATCGAAGAGCCGATGAGCGCATCTGAAATTAACCGGTATCTTTTTGAAAAAGGACTTAGCCTTAGCTATTTAATAAAACGAAAAGAAAGCCTGGAAGAACAATTCCTTCAACTAACCAATCAAACTAGCGCCTAA
- a CDS encoding ABC transporter permease produces the protein MLRLLNIEFLKLRYSRSSKILILTYFILITFIALIASIEFPIGQVNFRIADQGIFNFPFIWHFNSYIAATLKLFLAIVIVSMMSNEYSNRTLKQNLIDGLSKKEFILSKFITVMVFSVVSTIFLFVVSLLLGLSFSDYNEFSIIFSDLEYILAYFVKLTGFFAFCLFLGILVKRSAFALGFLFIWWIVESILYAVLKWRIFRGTDIADKIVQFFPLESMSNLVKEPFSRLNAVKSAANQLGSAFEKDYAIHWYQILIVLVWTALFVYFSYALLKKRDL, from the coding sequence ATGTTACGACTCTTAAATATAGAATTTTTAAAACTTAGATATAGTAGATCATCAAAGATCCTTATTCTCACCTATTTTATCTTAATCACGTTTATCGCCCTTATCGCATCTATAGAATTCCCCATTGGACAGGTCAATTTTAGAATCGCAGATCAGGGAATTTTCAACTTTCCGTTTATCTGGCATTTTAACAGCTATATCGCGGCTACACTAAAACTATTTTTAGCTATCGTTATCGTTTCGATGATGTCTAACGAATATAGTAACAGGACACTAAAACAAAACCTTATCGACGGCCTGTCAAAAAAGGAGTTTATTTTATCGAAATTTATTACGGTGATGGTATTTTCTGTCGTTTCTACTATCTTCCTTTTTGTGGTTTCATTGCTATTAGGCCTTTCTTTTTCAGATTATAACGAGTTTTCGATCATATTCTCTGACCTGGAATATATCCTGGCCTATTTCGTAAAACTGACCGGATTTTTTGCCTTTTGTTTATTTTTGGGAATTTTGGTAAAACGCTCTGCTTTTGCACTTGGTTTTTTGTTTATCTGGTGGATTGTAGAGAGTATATTATACGCGGTTCTAAAATGGCGAATTTTTAGGGGCACTGATATTGCAGATAAAATCGTTCAATTTTTTCCACTAGAATCGATGAGTAATTTGGTAAAAGAACCATTTTCAAGACTTAATGCTGTAAAATCTGCTGCAAATCAATTAGGATCTGCTTTCGAGAAAGATTACGCCATACATTGGTATCAGATTCTTATCGTATTGGTTTGGACTGCCCTTTTTGTATATTTTTCTTATGCATTATTAAAGAAAAGGGATTTGTAA
- a CDS encoding nucleoid-associated protein has protein sequence MINLYNAQIESLSIHRVGNKSRNENIFLSAAPYQLNDEITPLIKEYFLKPFREKEENYYKFNHETDLEFNELYNLANAIFDNPENIHEASKKITTLLFEQSAHPHIKSGEVYVVYFENAQLDNEKLPAIGIFKSELKHDFLQFQEKGSILEMIVQQGINLQKLDKGALIFNKQRAEGYKILSIDSNKYDTKYWLENFLGVDVMADENYYTKKYLKFCQNFAKDVVLPAEDKKEEVMFMNRSMDYFAKNDDFEESNFLNSVIDNPDLVPEFQNYKTEKAPKYKIEDLTTFPIANKAVTDARKKLKNVINLDTNIQIKMDFVNAESADKFVEKGWDEEKQMYYYLVYFNKEEKS, from the coding sequence ATGATCAACTTATATAATGCACAAATTGAATCATTATCGATTCATCGTGTGGGTAACAAAAGCCGTAATGAAAACATTTTTTTATCTGCGGCACCCTACCAGTTAAATGATGAAATTACCCCTTTAATCAAGGAGTATTTTCTGAAGCCTTTTAGGGAAAAAGAAGAGAATTATTACAAATTTAATCATGAGACTGATTTAGAATTTAACGAACTTTACAATCTGGCAAATGCCATTTTTGATAATCCAGAAAATATCCACGAAGCATCAAAAAAAATAACCACCTTACTTTTTGAACAATCAGCACATCCACATATTAAAAGTGGCGAAGTGTATGTGGTATATTTTGAAAATGCGCAGCTGGATAACGAGAAACTTCCAGCTATAGGAATTTTTAAATCGGAATTAAAGCACGATTTCCTGCAATTTCAAGAAAAAGGAAGCATACTGGAAATGATCGTTCAACAGGGGATCAATCTGCAAAAATTAGATAAAGGAGCTTTGATTTTTAATAAACAACGGGCTGAGGGTTATAAGATTTTATCGATCGATTCTAACAAATATGACACTAAATACTGGTTAGAGAACTTTTTGGGTGTAGATGTAATGGCTGATGAAAATTATTACACCAAAAAGTATTTAAAATTCTGCCAGAATTTCGCCAAAGACGTCGTGTTACCTGCAGAAGATAAAAAGGAAGAAGTGATGTTTATGAACCGAAGTATGGATTACTTCGCGAAAAACGATGATTTTGAGGAATCCAACTTCTTAAACTCGGTAATTGATAATCCGGATCTCGTTCCTGAATTTCAGAATTATAAAACCGAGAAAGCGCCAAAATATAAGATCGAAGATCTAACCACCTTCCCTATCGCCAACAAAGCGGTGACTGATGCACGTAAAAAGCTGAAAAACGTGATTAACCTGGATACTAATATTCAGATTAAAATGGATTTTGTAAATGCAGAATCAGCAGACAAGTTTGTTGAAAAAGGTTGGGACGAAGAAAAACAAATGTATTATTACCTGGTGTACTTCAATAAAGAAGAAAAAAGCTAG
- a CDS encoding mechanosensitive ion channel family protein: MQNETANQISEVLEQDIWGSIKEFLNFNLLSQPFKLTVGVVLLVIFVFILTSVILRLIRNFIAGKLLNEDKLKFISAFKFVKYVVYLIVILITLSSSGVDISILLTASAALFVGVGLALQELFQDIIGGIFIILDKSLLVGDIIEIDNKVARVFEIKLRTTRALTRDDKVMIIPNHKFISDTVYNYTQNHRTTRECVNVGVAYGSDTQKVKTLLLDCVDKQKGVLKTPKPFVLFEDFGDSALLFGVYFYIGDSFTDPKIKSELRFKIDDSFRQNGISIPFPQRDVHLIHTPNQPKTD, from the coding sequence ATGCAAAACGAAACGGCCAATCAGATTTCAGAAGTATTAGAGCAGGATATTTGGGGAAGTATAAAAGAGTTTTTAAACTTTAACCTGCTTAGTCAACCATTTAAACTCACCGTAGGTGTAGTTTTACTGGTGATTTTTGTATTTATTTTAACCTCTGTTATTCTCAGGCTTATACGTAATTTTATTGCGGGTAAACTTTTAAACGAGGACAAATTAAAGTTTATAAGTGCTTTTAAGTTTGTAAAGTACGTAGTTTATCTTATTGTAATTTTAATTACCCTAAGCTCAAGTGGGGTTGATATTTCGATTTTACTAACCGCTTCAGCCGCTTTATTCGTTGGAGTAGGTTTAGCCTTACAAGAACTTTTCCAGGATATTATAGGGGGGATTTTTATCATTTTAGATAAATCCCTATTGGTAGGTGATATAATAGAAATAGATAATAAAGTTGCCAGAGTTTTCGAAATTAAATTAAGGACAACCAGAGCGCTTACCAGGGATGATAAAGTAATGATTATACCAAATCATAAATTTATAAGTGATACGGTATATAATTATACCCAAAATCATCGTACCACCAGAGAATGTGTAAATGTGGGCGTAGCTTATGGGAGTGATACTCAAAAGGTCAAAACACTACTTTTGGATTGTGTGGATAAGCAAAAAGGAGTGCTTAAAACCCCAAAACCATTTGTGCTTTTTGAAGATTTTGGAGATTCAGCTTTATTGTTTGGAGTGTATTTTTACATCGGTGATAGTTTTACCGATCCAAAAATAAAAAGTGAATTACGTTTTAAAATCGACGATAGTTTTAGGCAAAATGGCATAAGCATCCCTTTCCCACAACGCGATGTTCATTTAATCCATACCCCGAATCAACCAAAAACTGACTAA
- a CDS encoding ABC transporter permease, translating into MRSLKLIIQREYLARVRNKTFIVMTFLSPLILVGMFALIAYLSMLNSSEQHIIGLHDETGLFLKEFQDDENLQYLNFSDKTLEEAKKIVRESEYYGLIHIPRADNNYDLTGKVEFFGEESPGLGTVQNIEKIISNKLQRNELIQRGIDVAQIDAVKTKVDVEIQNFSGETTSKMANYLRMFFGGAAGYLLMMFIIIYGNMVMRSVIEEKTNRIIEIIVSSVKPIQLMLGKVLGTSLAGITQFTVWVILGGILYTIAGLYFGIDLMNAQPGQIDTHQLNIPEVNQLVADVLNLPIFSLIVYFLIYFLGGYFLYSAIYASIGAAVDSETDTQQFMLPVIIPLMLGIYVGFFAVIENPHGTVSTIFSMIPLTSPIVMLMRIPFGVPWWEISLSILILLLTNTTVVWIAAKIYRVGILMYGKKASYKEIYKWLKY; encoded by the coding sequence ATGCGTAGTTTAAAACTTATCATTCAGCGGGAATATTTAGCGAGAGTTCGTAATAAAACTTTTATCGTAATGACATTTCTTAGTCCGCTTATACTGGTAGGAATGTTTGCTTTAATTGCTTATTTAAGTATGCTGAATAGTAGTGAACAGCATATTATTGGACTGCACGATGAAACTGGTTTGTTTCTAAAAGAATTTCAGGATGATGAAAATCTTCAATATTTAAATTTCTCTGATAAAACTTTAGAGGAAGCCAAGAAAATCGTCCGTGAGAGTGAATATTACGGACTTATACATATTCCGAGAGCCGACAATAATTATGATCTTACGGGAAAGGTAGAATTTTTTGGGGAAGAATCTCCCGGTTTGGGAACGGTTCAGAATATAGAAAAAATCATTTCCAATAAATTACAAAGAAATGAGCTGATTCAACGTGGTATAGATGTAGCACAGATCGATGCTGTAAAAACAAAGGTCGATGTAGAAATTCAGAATTTTTCCGGAGAAACAACCTCGAAAATGGCGAATTATCTCCGAATGTTTTTTGGAGGTGCAGCCGGATACTTATTGATGATGTTTATTATCATCTATGGGAATATGGTGATGCGATCTGTTATTGAAGAAAAAACAAACCGAATAATTGAAATTATAGTGTCTTCAGTAAAACCTATACAATTAATGTTAGGAAAAGTACTGGGCACCTCATTGGCAGGAATCACACAATTTACGGTATGGGTCATTTTAGGCGGAATTCTATATACGATAGCCGGATTGTATTTTGGTATTGATTTAATGAATGCACAACCCGGCCAGATAGATACACATCAATTAAATATTCCTGAAGTGAACCAATTGGTTGCCGATGTGCTTAACCTACCAATCTTTAGTTTAATTGTTTATTTCCTGATCTATTTTTTAGGCGGATATTTTTTATATAGTGCAATCTATGCTTCTATCGGTGCAGCGGTAGATAGCGAGACCGATACGCAACAATTTATGCTACCGGTTATTATCCCATTGATGCTTGGGATTTATGTTGGATTTTTTGCGGTAATAGAAAATCCTCATGGGACGGTAAGTACGATTTTCTCAATGATTCCTTTAACTTCTCCTATAGTTATGTTAATGCGTATCCCATTTGGAGTACCATGGTGGGAAATTTCCCTATCTATTCTTATATTGCTGCTAACCAATACGACAGTGGTATGGATAGCAGCAAAAATATACCGTGTTGGTATTTTAATGTATGGTAAGAAAGCTAGTTATAAAGAAATTTATAAGTGGCTTAAATATTAG
- a CDS encoding COX15/CtaA family protein, producing MYRNSVKIALILVYLVIVAGAVVRMTGSGMGCPDWPKCFGYYIPPTQESELLFQAERDYEKGQVIIVDESLKVAKSDFTSAEHYNPKNWENYTRHDYAVFNPAHTWTEYINRLVGALAGFAVLIMAVLSFRKWKTRKRLCILSWLSVFLMVFQAWLGATVVYSVLAPVRITLHMVMALVIVAILLYILADSSAKIYAFKVSKSFKAVVLVSIILSLIQVILGTQVRQFVDEQVKVLGYGTRDLWLNNPEISFYIHRSFSVLIFLVNLFIWWKNKQKFYKLGLTNWIIFLIVIEIFTGMGMYYLDFPFLSQPLHLVIASVLFGVQFYLLLECFKSSKPLKTS from the coding sequence GTGTATCGAAATTCGGTAAAAATTGCACTTATTTTAGTGTACCTGGTCATCGTAGCAGGTGCCGTAGTAAGAATGACGGGAAGCGGAATGGGATGTCCCGACTGGCCTAAATGTTTTGGTTATTACATTCCTCCTACTCAGGAATCCGAACTGCTATTTCAGGCAGAAAGGGACTATGAAAAAGGTCAGGTAATTATTGTAGACGAAAGTTTAAAAGTAGCTAAAAGCGATTTTACTTCGGCAGAACATTACAACCCGAAAAACTGGGAAAACTACACACGGCATGATTATGCCGTTTTTAATCCGGCACACACCTGGACAGAATATATAAACAGGCTCGTAGGAGCACTGGCAGGATTTGCAGTGTTAATCATGGCGGTGTTATCTTTTAGAAAATGGAAAACCAGAAAACGGCTTTGCATTTTATCCTGGCTTTCGGTTTTTCTAATGGTATTTCAGGCCTGGCTTGGTGCCACCGTAGTGTACTCAGTATTAGCACCGGTTAGAATCACCTTACATATGGTCATGGCTTTGGTTATCGTAGCGATATTGCTTTATATCCTGGCCGATTCTTCTGCTAAAATTTATGCTTTCAAGGTTTCTAAAAGTTTTAAAGCAGTCGTCCTTGTTTCGATCATTTTAAGTTTAATTCAGGTGATTTTAGGAACCCAGGTACGACAGTTTGTAGACGAACAGGTAAAAGTTTTAGGTTACGGTACCCGCGATTTATGGCTGAATAATCCAGAGATCTCTTTTTATATTCACCGCTCCTTTTCGGTTTTAATATTTTTAGTAAATCTTTTTATCTGGTGGAAAAACAAACAAAAATTCTATAAACTCGGTCTAACCAATTGGATCATATTCTTGATTGTGATCGAGATTTTTACAGGAATGGGGATGTATTACCTGGACTTCCCATTTTTAAGTCAGCCACTACACCTGGTGATTGCTTCGGTATTATTCGGAGTTCAGTTTTATTTATTATTAGAATGTTTTAAAAGCAGCAAACCGCTTAAAACTTCTTAA
- a CDS encoding IS1096 element passenger TnpR family protein has protein sequence MVYRFRVILDTAEDVFRDIEILKTDTLEDLHNSIVQAFGFDGTEMASFYLSDDEWTQGEEIHQFDMSGGDDSIRLMNETALDSVLSEDQTKLLYVYDFFNMWTFMVELAQIAEIEEGRDYPNLMFVHGQIPSNAPDKEFKAEEDPAADENFNDDFDVDDYDSFSFDENWN, from the coding sequence ATGGTTTATCGATTTAGAGTAATTCTAGACACGGCAGAAGATGTTTTTAGAGATATTGAGATTTTAAAAACCGATACGCTCGAGGATTTACACAATAGTATTGTGCAGGCGTTTGGTTTTGACGGAACCGAGATGGCTTCGTTTTACTTAAGTGATGACGAATGGACACAGGGCGAAGAAATTCACCAGTTTGATATGAGTGGTGGTGACGATAGCATTCGTTTAATGAATGAAACCGCTTTAGATAGCGTGCTTTCTGAAGACCAGACCAAACTACTTTACGTATACGATTTCTTTAATATGTGGACGTTTATGGTGGAACTAGCGCAAATTGCAGAGATTGAAGAAGGTCGTGATTACCCAAATCTAATGTTTGTACATGGGCAAATTCCTTCTAACGCACCAGATAAAGAATTTAAGGCTGAAGAAGATCCTGCGGCAGACGAGAATTTTAATGACGATTTTGATGTAGACGATTATGACAGTTTTTCTTTTGACGAAAACTGGAACTAA
- a CDS encoding sigma-54-dependent transcriptional regulator yields MSKILLIEDEAAIRRVLVKILNEENKDYNVTEAEDGLAGMELIKKEDYDLVLCDIKMPKMDGVEVLEATSKIKPEIPFVMISGHGDLDTAVQTMRMGAFDYISKPPDLNRLLNAVRNALDRKQLVQENARLKKKVGKNFQMIGESEEINRIKEIIEKVAPTDARVLVTGANGTGKELVAHWIHQKSERSKGPMIEVNCAAIPSELIESELFGHVKGAFTSANKDRAGKFEAANGGTIFLDEIGDMSLSAQAKVLRALQENKISRVGSDKDIKVDVRVVAATNKDLKKEIEDKKFREDLYHRLAVILIEVPSLNNRREDIPLLVEYFSEKIASEQGTNKKTFTQAALNQLKEYNWTGNIRELRNVVERLLILGGAEITEEDVSLFASKV; encoded by the coding sequence ATGTCTAAAATATTATTAATAGAAGATGAAGCAGCCATAAGACGGGTGCTTGTTAAAATTCTAAACGAAGAAAATAAAGATTATAACGTTACCGAAGCCGAAGATGGTTTGGCTGGGATGGAATTAATCAAAAAGGAAGATTATGATCTGGTACTTTGTGATATCAAAATGCCAAAAATGGATGGTGTAGAGGTATTGGAAGCGACCAGTAAAATTAAGCCTGAAATTCCCTTTGTGATGATTTCGGGGCATGGAGATCTTGATACTGCCGTGCAAACCATGAGGATGGGGGCTTTCGATTATATTTCTAAACCGCCGGATTTAAACCGATTGCTGAATGCTGTTCGTAATGCCTTAGACCGAAAACAACTGGTGCAGGAAAATGCGCGGCTTAAGAAGAAAGTAGGCAAAAACTTTCAGATGATTGGAGAGTCTGAAGAGATCAATAGGATTAAGGAAATTATTGAAAAAGTTGCTCCTACAGATGCACGTGTTTTAGTAACCGGGGCTAACGGAACCGGGAAAGAACTTGTGGCGCATTGGATTCACCAGAAAAGTGAACGATCCAAAGGACCGATGATCGAAGTGAATTGTGCCGCGATTCCATCAGAACTTATAGAGAGCGAACTTTTTGGACACGTAAAGGGAGCTTTTACTTCAGCAAATAAAGATAGAGCTGGTAAATTTGAAGCAGCGAATGGAGGAACCATTTTTTTGGATGAAATCGGAGATATGAGTCTTTCTGCTCAGGCTAAGGTGTTAAGGGCTTTGCAGGAAAATAAGATTTCACGCGTTGGTAGCGATAAGGATATCAAGGTAGATGTACGTGTAGTCGCAGCTACCAATAAGGATCTGAAAAAAGAAATTGAAGATAAAAAGTTTAGAGAGGATTTATACCACCGGCTTGCGGTAATTTTGATAGAAGTTCCTTCCTTAAACAATCGTAGGGAAGATATTCCTCTACTGGTAGAGTACTTTTCCGAAAAAATTGCCAGTGAGCAGGGGACAAACAAAAAAACCTTTACTCAAGCGGCGCTTAATCAGCTTAAAGAATACAACTGGACAGGAAATATTAGAGAATTACGAAATGTTGTAGAGCGACTATTGATCTTGGGAGGAGCAGAGATTACAGAGGAAGATGTTAGTCTTTTTGCCAGTAAAGTTTAA
- a CDS encoding DUF6268 family outer membrane beta-barrel protein, producing the protein MKNTFRSILVLFFLLFFGFSAKAQLTDLARIEFTYFPQSDSDNSFRRFRTFFNFPIKLKKEGSYLVPGIEYRNVNFKFYDDTSFETFHLDRFQSITATLAYVFHLNNDWRVGLQTGAKAASNFSTNHLLSDDIIYEGAVYFIKIKKGEDILKPTRIIFGLHYSTTTGFPFPLPVAHYYKKFHPKWSYMLGVPKTNLKYHANNRNVLQAFVTLDGFYANVQDNFDITPSVQDSTALADSMSMTVILAGLGYEYSITEHLGLYVYAGHTIMNDIRLRDVDRNDVYTINSVNTFYARGGLKFSVF; encoded by the coding sequence ATGAAAAACACTTTTAGAAGTATTTTAGTGCTATTCTTTTTGCTATTTTTTGGATTCTCGGCAAAAGCACAATTAACAGATCTGGCACGGATAGAATTTACTTATTTTCCCCAATCTGATTCTGATAATTCGTTTAGGAGGTTTAGAACTTTTTTCAATTTTCCCATAAAATTGAAGAAAGAAGGTAGTTATTTAGTGCCAGGGATAGAATATCGAAATGTAAATTTTAAATTTTATGATGATACTTCTTTTGAAACATTTCATTTAGATCGGTTTCAATCCATTACTGCAACTTTAGCTTATGTTTTTCATTTAAACAATGACTGGAGAGTGGGCTTGCAAACAGGGGCAAAGGCAGCTTCTAACTTTTCGACTAACCACCTACTAAGTGATGATATCATTTATGAAGGAGCAGTATATTTTATCAAGATTAAAAAAGGAGAAGATATACTTAAACCAACCCGTATAATTTTTGGATTACATTATTCCACGACTACTGGTTTTCCATTCCCGTTGCCTGTGGCGCATTATTATAAAAAATTTCATCCTAAATGGTCGTATATGTTGGGAGTTCCTAAAACTAACTTAAAATATCACGCTAACAACCGTAATGTTCTGCAGGCTTTTGTAACTTTAGATGGCTTTTATGCCAATGTTCAGGACAATTTTGATATTACCCCGTCAGTTCAGGATAGTACCGCTTTGGCCGATAGTATGTCTATGACCGTCATATTAGCTGGTTTGGGATATGAATATAGCATTACTGAACATCTAGGGCTATATGTTTATGCCGGTCATACAATTATGAATGATATTCGTTTGCGCGATGTAGATAGAAATGATGTTTATACTATTAATTCTGTAAACACATTCTATGCGCGTGGCGGACTTAAATTTAGCGTATTTTAA